One part of the Dasypus novemcinctus isolate mDasNov1 chromosome 27, mDasNov1.1.hap2, whole genome shotgun sequence genome encodes these proteins:
- the PIH1D2 gene encoding PIH1 domain-containing protein 2 isoform X2, with amino-acid sequence METSSKGLLTQVTQFWNLLDDMAESDPERYGKFIQQQLKEGKQLCAAPEPQFCLQTKILKPREKLLFINLCQWKRIPAPQTTTHPVPLSVGRPEDMSETSDVYTVIDVAYNPDVLQAAEKDQVKKDQLIQMAMKCIEERLQITLSHSYHITHFRIKGSIQRMKQNLMGIQTDSPDLRQKMRKEIILEQIRNSTVSNQDHFPQILLPKDQVSGKTACLIQEISSTETQVEMKIPTYELKIMKDQNEKPLKIELKVELPGIDSISLCDLRVSEDDLLIEVSEKYRLHLNLPELIDTEMTTAKFIKDKATLIITMPLV; translated from the exons ATGGAGACATCCTCAAAAGGTCTGCTCACCCAAGTTACTCAATTCTGGAACCTCCTAGATGACATGGCTGAAAGTGACCCTGAGAGATACGGAAAGTTCATTCAACAGCAGCTCAAAGAGGGAAAACAACTCTGTGCTGCCCCAGAACCACAGTTCTGTCTACAGACCAAGATCCTG AAACCAagagaaaaattactttttatcaaCTTATGCCAGTGGAAAAGAATCCCAGCTCCCCAAACAACCACTCATCCAGTACCTCTCAGTGTTGGCAGACCAGAAGATATGTCTGAGACATCAG ATGTTTACACAGTCATTGACGTTGCCTACAATCCTGATGTTCTCCAGGCAGCAGAAAAGGACCAAGTAAAAAAAGATCAATTGATACAGATGGCCATGAAATGCATTGAAGAACGACTCCAAatcactctctcccactcctacCATATTACCCACTTTAGAATAAAAGGAAGTATTCAAAGGATGAAACAAAATCTGATGGGAATCCAAACTGATTCCCCAGATTtaagacagaaaatgagaaagg aaaTAATTCTTGAACAGATAAGAAATAGTACTGTAAGCAATCAAGATCATTTTCCTCAAATTTTACTACCAAAGGACCAGGTTTCAGGCAAAACAGCATGTCTGATACAGGAGATTTCTAGCACTGAGACCCAGGTGGAGATGAAGATTCCAACCTatgaattaaaaattatgaaGGATCAGAATGAGAAACCTCTgaaaattgaattgaaagttgaATTACCTGGTATTGATTCAATTTCTCTCTGTGACCTTCGTGTTTCTGAG GATGATTTATTGATCGAGGTCTCTGAAAAGTACAGATTACATCTGAATCTTCCAGAATTGATTGATACTGAAATGACCACAGCAAAATTCATCAAAGATAAAGCTACATTAATAATCACAATGCCACTGGTGTAA
- the PIH1D2 gene encoding PIH1 domain-containing protein 2 isoform X1 has protein sequence METSSKGLLTQVTQFWNLLDDMAESDPERYGKFIQQQLKEGKQLCAAPEPQFCLQTKILKPREKLLFINLCQWKRIPAPQTTTHPVPLSVGRPEDMSETSDVYTVIDVAYNPDVLQAAEKDQVKKDQLIQMAMKCIEERLQITLSHSYHITHFRIKGSIQRMKQNLMGIQTDSPDLRQKMRKEIILEQIRNSTVSNQDHFPQILLPKDQVSGKTACLIQEISSTETQVEMKIPTYELKIMKDQNEKPLKIELKVELPGIDSISLCDLRVSEVSGIDNVKLYHSVLTLVTDKFPQVTGHLGLLRSMTAAHFKIQVKECFPLEICHSHGKGKTEMAKPCNES, from the exons ATGGAGACATCCTCAAAAGGTCTGCTCACCCAAGTTACTCAATTCTGGAACCTCCTAGATGACATGGCTGAAAGTGACCCTGAGAGATACGGAAAGTTCATTCAACAGCAGCTCAAAGAGGGAAAACAACTCTGTGCTGCCCCAGAACCACAGTTCTGTCTACAGACCAAGATCCTG AAACCAagagaaaaattactttttatcaaCTTATGCCAGTGGAAAAGAATCCCAGCTCCCCAAACAACCACTCATCCAGTACCTCTCAGTGTTGGCAGACCAGAAGATATGTCTGAGACATCAG ATGTTTACACAGTCATTGACGTTGCCTACAATCCTGATGTTCTCCAGGCAGCAGAAAAGGACCAAGTAAAAAAAGATCAATTGATACAGATGGCCATGAAATGCATTGAAGAACGACTCCAAatcactctctcccactcctacCATATTACCCACTTTAGAATAAAAGGAAGTATTCAAAGGATGAAACAAAATCTGATGGGAATCCAAACTGATTCCCCAGATTtaagacagaaaatgagaaagg aaaTAATTCTTGAACAGATAAGAAATAGTACTGTAAGCAATCAAGATCATTTTCCTCAAATTTTACTACCAAAGGACCAGGTTTCAGGCAAAACAGCATGTCTGATACAGGAGATTTCTAGCACTGAGACCCAGGTGGAGATGAAGATTCCAACCTatgaattaaaaattatgaaGGATCAGAATGAGAAACCTCTgaaaattgaattgaaagttgaATTACCTGGTATTGATTCAATTTCTCTCTGTGACCTTCGTGTTTCTGAGGTAAGCGGAATAGATAATGTAAAGTTGTATCATTCTGTGCTCACTTTAGTGACTGACAAGTTTCCTCAGGTTACAGGTCATCTAGGTTTGCTCCGCTCCATGACTGCTGCACATTTCAAGATCCAGGTGAAAGAGTGTTTCCCACTTGAGATATGCCATTCTCATggcaaaggaaaaacagaaatggCCAAACCATGCAATGAATCCTAA
- the NKAPD1 gene encoding uncharacterized protein NKAPD1 isoform X1, producing the protein MSRVPLGKVLLRNVIRHTDAHNKIQEESDMWKIRELEKQMEDAYQGTKRKMLPSSSSRMRSDGFDDESQRDYWRPKHEISETLEDDFLKAKSWNKKLYDYEANMPDRWGHSGYKELYPEEFETDSSDQQDIINGRKTSPQVKSSTHESRKHKKSKKSHKKKQKKKSHKKQKKSKKEAIDVTANSSSEFSEETGASSTRKRKQPQKRKKKSRKKSLKKSASFLESESGTSQSDDSASSSTEESEERDTRKTKRKKREKKVHIPVVNNDTQERTNKRTNWKVATDERSAESSEDD; encoded by the exons ATGTCCCGGGTTCCTTTGGGGAAGGTCCTCCTGAGGAATGTCATCCGGCACACAGATGCTCACAATAAG attcaGGAGGAATCAGATATGTGGAAAATAAGAGAACTGGAGAAACAGATGGAAGATGCCTACCAGGGAACCAAAAGGAAAATGTTACCCAGCAGTTCAAG CCGGATGCGTAGTGATGGTTTTGATGATGAAAGTCAAAGAGATTATTGGAGGCCAAAGCATGAAATTTCTGAGACACTGGAAGATGATTTTCTTAAGGCTAAATCCTGGAACAAGAAGTTATATGATTATGAAGCTAACATGCCAGATAG ATGGGGTCACAGTGGCTACAAAGAGTTATATCCTGAAGAATTTGAAACAGACAG taGTGATCAGCAAGATATtatcaatggaagaaaaacaTCTCCCCAGGTGAAATCATCTACCCACGAATCCCGTAAACACAAGAAGTCAAAGAAATCCcacaaaaaaaagcagaaaaaaaagtcacacaaaaagcagaagaaaagcaaaaaggaagCCATAGATGTAACAGCCAATTCCTCTAGTGAGTTTTCAGAAGAAACGGGAGCTTCTAGTACCAGGAAAAGGAAACAACCACAAAAGCGCAAGAAAAAATCCAGGAAAAAGTCTCTCAAAAAATCTGCTTCATTCTTAGAGTCAGAAAGTGGCACTTCTCAGTCAGATGATTCAGCATCCAGCAGTACTGAGGAAAGTGAGGAGAGAGACACTAggaaaaccaaaaggaaaaagagagagaaaaaagttcaTATTCCTGTAGTTAACAATGACACACAGGAGAGGACAAACAAACGTACAAATTGGAAAGTGGCTACAGATGAAAGGTCTGCTGAGAGTTCAGAGGATGACTAA
- the NKAPD1 gene encoding uncharacterized protein NKAPD1 isoform X2, giving the protein MSRVPLGKVLLRNVIRHTDAHNKIQEESDMWKIRELEKQMEDAYQGTKRKMLPSSSSRMRSDGFDDESQRDYWRPKHEISETLEDDFLKAKSWNKKLYDYEANMPDRWGHSGYKELYPEEFETDSDQQDIINGRKTSPQVKSSTHESRKHKKSKKSHKKKQKKKSHKKQKKSKKEAIDVTANSSSEFSEETGASSTRKRKQPQKRKKKSRKKSLKKSASFLESESGTSQSDDSASSSTEESEERDTRKTKRKKREKKVHIPVVNNDTQERTNKRTNWKVATDERSAESSEDD; this is encoded by the exons ATGTCCCGGGTTCCTTTGGGGAAGGTCCTCCTGAGGAATGTCATCCGGCACACAGATGCTCACAATAAG attcaGGAGGAATCAGATATGTGGAAAATAAGAGAACTGGAGAAACAGATGGAAGATGCCTACCAGGGAACCAAAAGGAAAATGTTACCCAGCAGTTCAAG CCGGATGCGTAGTGATGGTTTTGATGATGAAAGTCAAAGAGATTATTGGAGGCCAAAGCATGAAATTTCTGAGACACTGGAAGATGATTTTCTTAAGGCTAAATCCTGGAACAAGAAGTTATATGATTATGAAGCTAACATGCCAGATAG ATGGGGTCACAGTGGCTACAAAGAGTTATATCCTGAAGAATTTGAAACAGACAG TGATCAGCAAGATATtatcaatggaagaaaaacaTCTCCCCAGGTGAAATCATCTACCCACGAATCCCGTAAACACAAGAAGTCAAAGAAATCCcacaaaaaaaagcagaaaaaaaagtcacacaaaaagcagaagaaaagcaaaaaggaagCCATAGATGTAACAGCCAATTCCTCTAGTGAGTTTTCAGAAGAAACGGGAGCTTCTAGTACCAGGAAAAGGAAACAACCACAAAAGCGCAAGAAAAAATCCAGGAAAAAGTCTCTCAAAAAATCTGCTTCATTCTTAGAGTCAGAAAGTGGCACTTCTCAGTCAGATGATTCAGCATCCAGCAGTACTGAGGAAAGTGAGGAGAGAGACACTAggaaaaccaaaaggaaaaagagagagaaaaaagttcaTATTCCTGTAGTTAACAATGACACACAGGAGAGGACAAACAAACGTACAAATTGGAAAGTGGCTACAGATGAAAGGTCTGCTGAGAGTTCAGAGGATGACTAA
- the TIMM8B gene encoding mitochondrial import inner membrane translocase subunit Tim8 B yields the protein MAELGEADQAELQRLVAAEQQKAQFTAQVHHFMELCWDKCVEKPGNRLDSRTENCLSSCVDRFIDTTLAITSRFAQIVQKGGQ from the exons ATGGCGGAGCTCGGGGAGGCGGACCAAGCGGAATTGCAGCGCCTAGTGGCGGCCGAACAGCAGAAGGCGCAGTTCACTGCCCAG gTGCATCACTTCATGGAGCTATGTTGGGATAAGTGTGTGGAGAAGCCAGGAAATCGCCTAGACTCTCGCACTGAAAATTGTCTCTCCAGCTGTGTGGACCGCTTCATTGACACTACCCTTGCCATCACCAGTCGGTTTGCCCAGATTGTACAGAAAGGAGGGCAGTAG